The DNA region ATCCAATAAACCATTAATAATTGATAAACATAATATCCTGCCTGCCCACCTTATAGAAGAATTTGACGGTAAATTCGGACTGAGGAATGCGTTGGCCTTGCCGATATATTTAAGAGGCAGGGTAACGGGCATACTGGCGATAGGCAATAACAAGGAAGATTTTCTTTATAATAAAGATGACATGGAATTACTTGATATCTTTGCAAAACAGACAGCGATAGCTGTAGAAAACGATATCCTTGTTCACAGGGTAGAGAAGCTTGAAATAAAAGATGCTCTTACCGGTTTGTATAACGAAAGCTATATACGTAACCGCCTCCAGGAAGAGATAAAAAGGGCGATTGTGTATCAGAGGCCTTGTTCGTTTGTCCTTATGGATGTAGATAACTTTAAGAATTTCCATGATAATTTCGGGCTCTTGCAGGCAGAATCCGCATTAAAGAAAATAGCCAATCTGATCAAGGATTCAGCGTCCGAAGTAGACAGGGTGGCAAGGTTCGGAGATAATTGCTTTGCGATGGTCTTGCCTGAAAAGAATAAAAGACAGTCTCAGGATATAGCCGAAGACATACGCAGGAAGATTGAGTTCAGCTTCGGAGAAGATAGCGACGTAAATAAAAGACTCACGGTAAGCGGGGGAGTAAGCGAGAACCCTCTGGATGGTATAGAGACCGGAGAGCTGATCTCCAAGGCAAAAGATTATTTAGAATTAGCAAAAAAGAAAGGCAAGAACCGGATCTTAGCTACCGACAAGAATTAATATGGCAATAAAACGAATAATCAATAAACATTTAGGCGAGTTATTACTGGAAAGAAACATTATCAACCAGAACCAGCTTGACAGGGCACTGGCTTACCAAAAAGAAAAAGGTGGTTTAATAGGCGAGATTCTTGTTGAGATGGGCTATGCTAAAGAAGAAGATATCGCACAGGCCCTCACAGCGCAGTACGGTTTCCCTTATTTACCGCTGAGTAATTATGAGATCAGCCTTGAGGTAGCAGAAATCATCCCCGGCAGGGTTGCAAGGCAGTATTTATTGATCCCTATAGATAAAATAGGCAATAACCTCACATTGGCTATGTCAAATCCCTTAAACGTCCAG from Candidatus Omnitrophota bacterium includes:
- a CDS encoding diguanylate cyclase, which produces MGKNNGFNYSRGLKYKLRIAVSLMSVLPLLVCLYLVSNYVLPQAGIKMDVAFSVIISIFISVIGFIVIKEIFDRVLMVSNDAKLIAAGDITRRISLEKEDEVGELGEALNQLTQRIRLNMDELKNYGEKTTEINLEIQRRVLVLSSLLQISSLISQGAKLEDILKVVVEKSRLLANSEVAFLLYREDKEDSFSMKIVDGANSQRLMGIQIGESGVFNKSIKSNKPLIIDKHNILPAHLIEEFDGKFGLRNALALPIYLRGRVTGILAIGNNKEDFLYNKDDMELLDIFAKQTAIAVENDILVHRVEKLEIKDALTGLYNESYIRNRLQEEIKRAIVYQRPCSFVLMDVDNFKNFHDNFGLLQAESALKKIANLIKDSASEVDRVARFGDNCFAMVLPEKNKRQSQDIAEDIRRKIEFSFGEDSDVNKRLTVSGGVSENPLDGIETGELISKAKDYLELAKKKGKNRILATDKN